A single window of uncultured Methanospirillum sp. DNA harbors:
- a CDS encoding CheR family methyltransferase — protein MPDTLPSDDLQRVYRFVNERIGFAYAPDRMSDLERGFFTACQDLGLIDPASCIQALNDPARASAVEEALIKKLTIGETYFFRDKFLFQQLRDHLLPDLIRTRRVSGKYLRIWSAACSTGEESYSLAILINYLIPDINDWEVTILASDINPGSLHAAQKGIYSRWSFREESPVPIDRYVLPSIDGRFQVSDQIRRMVRFSRLNLINDRYPSPLTGTMTMDLILCRNVLMYFSSELASGVVDRLNSALIEGGWLVVSPQEISYAQHPHFIQVKRSSVFLFRKGTEDEKKDTPHTILTPPVTGIEIDQDEMPGEGIPDSVRAKSLHKKKSSIQDLGSPLQPLNPVVIRSQKLQTPLASRNPTAEDVNPDLLIQAGRLNEAELILLEEDSPSPKIISTMGMLAKIYADQGDPDHALGWCDRILSVDPLYAGAYHLRAAIQQDQGDLPAAIQSLRQALYAEPDYIPAHLMLGTALRSQGRQPEARRHFQIALDLLSSMSDDAPVDETDGMPAARVREMVRTLLTGVTP, from the coding sequence ATGCCTGACACACTTCCTTCAGATGATCTTCAGAGAGTGTACAGGTTTGTCAACGAGAGGATCGGATTTGCGTATGCACCGGACCGAATGTCAGATCTTGAAAGAGGTTTTTTTACAGCATGCCAGGATCTCGGACTTATCGATCCTGCCTCGTGTATTCAGGCACTCAATGATCCAGCCCGGGCTTCTGCTGTTGAAGAGGCACTCATAAAAAAACTCACGATCGGTGAGACCTACTTCTTCAGGGATAAATTTCTCTTTCAGCAGCTTCGGGATCACCTTCTCCCGGACCTTATCAGAACACGCCGGGTATCAGGAAAATACCTGCGTATCTGGTCTGCCGCGTGTAGTACAGGCGAAGAGTCATACTCACTCGCTATCCTTATAAATTATCTGATCCCTGACATCAATGACTGGGAGGTCACAATCCTTGCGTCAGACATAAATCCCGGTTCCCTCCATGCGGCACAGAAAGGGATATACTCGCGATGGTCTTTTAGAGAAGAGTCACCGGTTCCGATCGATCGGTATGTCCTCCCCTCCATCGATGGCAGATTCCAGGTTTCAGATCAGATAAGAAGGATGGTCAGGTTCAGCAGGCTGAATCTCATCAATGACCGGTATCCCTCTCCCCTGACCGGTACTATGACGATGGACCTGATCCTCTGCCGTAATGTGTTAATGTACTTCTCTTCAGAACTCGCTTCCGGGGTTGTTGACCGGCTTAACTCCGCACTCATTGAGGGAGGATGGCTTGTTGTCAGTCCCCAGGAGATCAGTTATGCACAGCACCCGCACTTCATTCAGGTAAAACGCAGTTCTGTCTTTCTCTTCAGAAAAGGAACTGAGGATGAGAAGAAAGATACTCCCCACACAATCCTAACCCCTCCGGTTACCGGGATTGAAATTGATCAGGACGAGATGCCCGGAGAGGGTATCCCGGATTCTGTCAGAGCAAAATCGCTACATAAAAAGAAGTCTTCAATCCAAGATCTCGGCAGCCCCCTTCAACCCCTGAATCCTGTAGTAATACGATCTCAAAAACTGCAGACCCCGCTCGCTAGCAGGAACCCAACGGCAGAAGACGTGAACCCTGATCTATTGATCCAGGCAGGCAGACTGAACGAGGCTGAACTCATACTTCTGGAAGAAGATTCCCCATCCCCAAAGATTATATCAACAATGGGAATGCTGGCAAAGATCTATGCGGATCAGGGTGACCCGGACCACGCACTCGGATGGTGTGACAGAATCCTTTCAGTCGATCCTCTCTATGCCGGAGCGTATCACCTCCGTGCAGCGATACAACAGGATCAGGGCGATCTCCCTGCAGCCATCCAGTCACTGAGACAGGCACTCTATGCTGAACCAGATTACATTCCTGCACACCTGATGCTCGGGACGGCCCTGCGGTCGCAGGGGAGGCAGCCCGAGGCAAGACGACATTTTCAGATTGCACTTGATCTCCTCTCATCTATGTCAGATGATGCACCGGTGGATGA
- a CDS encoding chemotaxis protein CheW, which yields MTEFLIFMVAGRQFGIPVPVADHVVRMVEITRVSAAPEAVAGIINYHGMIIPVFSLRARFLLPDRSPDPIDLLIVTSTTRRKAALIADQVIGVMDISEDLIDADSVLPGMIGVHGVVKTADGMILITDPDQFLLPDEEETLSTVLKRQKGDKA from the coding sequence ATGACAGAGTTCCTCATCTTCATGGTTGCCGGTAGGCAATTTGGCATTCCAGTGCCGGTTGCTGATCATGTGGTGAGGATGGTTGAGATCACCCGGGTGTCTGCAGCTCCGGAGGCAGTTGCAGGTATCATCAACTATCATGGGATGATCATCCCTGTCTTCTCTCTCCGTGCCCGGTTTCTGCTTCCTGACAGATCTCCTGATCCTATTGACCTGCTTATTGTTACATCAACCACCAGGAGAAAGGCAGCTCTGATCGCGGATCAGGTGATCGGAGTAATGGATATTTCTGAAGATCTTATAGACGCCGACTCAGTACTCCCGGGGATGATCGGAGTCCATGGAGTGGTAAAGACCGCTGATGGAATGATTCTGATCACCGACCCGGACCAGTTTCTTCTTCCCGATGAAGAAGAAACACTCTCGACAGTACTCAAAAGACAAAAAGGGGACAAAGCCTGA
- a CDS encoding replication factor C small subunit yields the protein MDETHAIWIEKYRPRKLADIVGQPEIIERLRSYVSKGEMPHLLFTGTAGVGKTTAAVALAREFFGDDWQMNFRELNASDERGIDVVRTQIKQFARTSPFGNSSFKILFLDEADALTNDAQSALRRTMETYAQTCRFILSCNYSSKIIDPIQSRCAIYRFRPLSKAAITEMVSRISADQNLEVSSEVVDAIFYVAQGDMRKAINALQGAAILERAIEPAMIYAITATARPDEIEDLILLCLSGNFEGAGRVLDQLLHDRGISPQELIGQLYRALIKRDLPEGVKVKMIDHLGETDFRLSEGASSDIQMQSLIAKFVICGKEI from the coding sequence ATGGATGAGACTCATGCAATATGGATAGAAAAATACCGGCCGCGAAAACTGGCTGATATTGTTGGTCAGCCCGAGATCATCGAGCGGCTGAGATCCTATGTCAGTAAGGGCGAGATGCCACACCTCCTGTTCACGGGAACTGCGGGTGTAGGAAAGACAACCGCTGCCGTTGCCCTGGCACGGGAGTTCTTCGGCGATGACTGGCAGATGAACTTCAGGGAGCTCAATGCATCAGATGAGCGTGGTATCGATGTGGTGCGTACCCAGATCAAGCAGTTTGCACGAACCTCTCCCTTCGGCAATTCTTCCTTTAAGATCCTCTTCCTCGACGAAGCTGACGCCCTGACCAATGATGCCCAGTCTGCCCTGCGCAGAACGATGGAGACCTACGCCCAGACCTGCAGGTTCATACTCTCCTGTAACTACTCCTCAAAAATAATCGATCCGATACAGAGCAGATGTGCCATCTACCGGTTCCGACCTCTCTCGAAGGCTGCGATCACCGAGATGGTCTCGCGGATCTCTGCGGACCAGAATCTTGAAGTAAGTTCTGAAGTTGTGGACGCGATCTTTTATGTTGCCCAGGGTGATATGCGCAAAGCGATCAACGCGTTGCAGGGTGCAGCAATCCTGGAGAGGGCGATCGAACCTGCCATGATCTACGCGATTACGGCAACCGCACGGCCGGATGAGATCGAGGACCTTATTCTCCTCTGCCTGTCTGGTAATTTTGAGGGTGCAGGCAGGGTTCTGGATCAGTTACTTCATGACAGGGGGATCTCTCCACAGGAACTCATCGGCCAGCTCTACCGGGCCCTCATTAAACGGGATCTTCCCGAGGGTGTGAAGGTTAAGATGATCGATCACCTGGGAGAGACAGACTTCAGACTCTCGGAAGGTGCATCAAGTGATATACAGATGCAGTCCCTGATCGCAAAGTTTGTGATCTGCGGTAAAGAGATCTGA